A segment of the Panicum hallii strain FIL2 chromosome 1, PHallii_v3.1, whole genome shotgun sequence genome:
ATGATATCCAAATGTTCCAAGAACCCTAGTTGAATGATGAAGTCGAGCTGCCATATCAGGAGCTTGGTTTGACAAGTCAAAATCAGCTATATTAGATACATCATCATCGAACAGAAGTACAGTGCTGGATTTGAAGTCCCTGTGTATGACATGATGCTGTGCTTTCTCATGAAGATATTCAAGGCCTTTTGCTGCTCCAACAGCAATTTTCACTCGTTGTGTCCAAGACAGGAAGAGATGCAGGattggccggcggcgggagagACGCAGGCGGTGAAACAGATGCGATGCAGAAAAAAAACTCATGGAACGAGCGTGCGCTGCGAGTAAATATGGCGGGACAAGTGACGGGTCCAGGGATCCGGGATCTCAAGCAGGCTCATTTTTTACTGACGTTTTAGATAGCCTAAGACCACACGTGGGTCAAACAAACGCCCTAGACCACACGTGGGTCAAACAAACGCCCTAGACCACACGTGGGTCAAACAAGCGCTCTCCTGGACCGTGACTTTCCCAAAACCGTCCAGGCCCACGGTCCCGACCAGCCGGACAGTCCGCTGGAGCCTCGGCCCGCGTCCCTGACTGAAGGGACGACTAAGGTCTAGGTTCGTATTATGGTTCCGACCTAAGACCAACCAAACTCCGCCACTCACGTGTCACTTTCCCCGACCGACGAGGTCGGGGACCGGCTAGACCTCGCACATCGACCGTCCCCGGCCAGGTGCTGAGGATAAGGATAAACGCACCAGAGTCAACTACCGTATAGGACCAACCACTCCCCCCACGGGGTTACAGTCCCTCTTACCGCCGCTGCAGGAGAATACTGTTTCACCTACCCGTCCTCGCGAAGGGACGGGACGCAACATTATCACGACACGGCGGACACGCCTCCATCACAACAGAGTGACGGGGTGTAGCGCTAGGGATGGAGCGTGACTACCGTACCGTACTTATCATCGCACGCTCACCCCGACCGACGGAGCATGATGCACGGGGACAAGATAAGACGGCCACCCCATGACGCAGGACTTGGACGGTGGTCTTCGGATGCCCCGACTAACAGAGCTGGTGGCCCCGACTGGCGGAGCTGACAACCCCGACCAGCGAAGGAAGGAACACTCTTCCTTTCTACCTCACTCTTTCTACCTTTATTTCCCCTGTAATGGGTGACcctttggactataaaagggagggtcatccGCCTAGGAAGGATAAGAAACCTAGATCTCGACAGATCTCGATCACACCACATCATCCACTcgcaagcttgtaactccccaaactctcacgagcacctaggctcaagcaatacaaccgaCTGACCCCCGACTGGATGTAGAGCACGATtacctgaaccagtataaatcttgagttattgtgtgctaggccacaTCCGATCACGACGCGCGATACACACTTCGAGTTGGTTTAGCTGCCGGTCATTTCCGGAATCGACAGTTTAGCGCCGTTTGTGGGGAGGACATCGTGCGCCAACTGTCCCAGGGATCAGATGGCCTTCGTCTCCGACACGTCTAGCCTCACAAGCCTGAGCGATAGGTTTTGCTTCGGCTCGTTGGAGTTTCCCATGGCCTCGCGCGTTGGACTGTGGGAACCCCCCGTCTTCACACCCTTCCAGGCCTTCTGCTTCGGAAGCCTGGACTTCGTCGCCGATCGTCTCGGCATGCTCCGTCTCCACGAGGAGGCCACTCTTCTGATGCCGCTTGAGGGAGATACTTTCTCGACGACCCGCTGGCTGATCTCGACACCGAGGCGCTTGCGCGGTGCATCGAGCTCATGCTCGGTGCCAACACTTCAGCGAGTGAtgtggacttgctcctgttCTTGCTGCGCAACTTCTTCTGCCAACTCTCCGGACGGACCCTGTTGTCCCCGCCACGCTCGCCGCGTGGACGGTTCCCATTTGGCCTCACAAACGCCACGAGCATGTACGCCAGGGAGCTCTAGAAGATCATGTCACAGCCCCCGCTCGCCACCGAGTTCGCGGGCATGACGGGGTATAGTCTTGCCTCATTCCATGACCTCTTCTCCGATGACGACCTCCTGAGCGAGGGTTCCAGTGTTGGCGACGTGTCGTCCTTTGGCTGCCCCGCGCTGCGGGAATGCACCATAGCGGATGTGCAGGGGCGATAGCCGGTCCCGGTGGAGACTGAGGACATGCACACCCCACCAGACCTGCGCGCACAGGCCCTAGCTAATGCCCAGGCGCATGGTGAGGACTAACGCCAGCGGTGGCAGCACCAGCCGCCGCCTGCGTCGTTGCGCCCCTGGCACAACTCCGAGCCGAATGCTTGTAACATTGCGGGCAGCGCGCAGGCCCGCGCCTGCCAAGTCTAGCAGGTCATCGTCGCAGATGCCAACGGCCCCCCGCGGTTTGCGCGGGCCGGGCAGAACATCGCCGCTGCAGCGATACTCCTGCACAACCTGCTCGAGCCTGCAGACCCTCAACAGCAGGAGCTCCACCGCAACATCCGAACGTTGGTGGAGCGTGCCGCCGTGCAGCAGGCGGAAAGCTCCGCGCCACACCACCAGCACGTGATCTCCTGACCAGGGGGGGTGGCAGGGTCGCAGCAGCCAAACCCCTCAGTCCACCAGCAACAAGGGCGTCCACCCTAGGCGGGTCGCGACGCTGCGGTTGTGCCGTGCCCTGACCCGGCGCCCGCCTCGCAGCGCCCCCCGTTCATGATCGGCTCGGGGCCAACTACGATGCACGAATCATCATCCACTCATGGCAACTagcccgccgcggcgccgatATCGACCGGGCCACCGCGGACGAGGCTAATGCCCACCAGCCCGAGGGGGAGCACAAGGAGGCGCCCCCCAAGCGTGGCAACCGACCGTGCGATCAGGACAGCGACCAAAGCCCTAGTCTGGACGGCCCAGGCCCATGGGTCTTCGGTCGTCGCATCCAGAAAGCGCCATTCCCACCGTGCTTCCGACCGCCCACTACGTCTCCAAATACACCGGGGAGACGAACCTTGCTGTATGGTTGGAAGACTTCCGGCTCGCCTGTCAGGCTGGAGGAGCGGACGATGATTACTTCATCATCCAGTACCTCCCAATCTGTGTCGGGGAGTACGTTCAAGCGTGGCTCAAATTCTTACCGTCCAACAGCATCCGTAGCTGGGCAGAGCTCAAACATATCTTCGTTGGGAATTTCCAAGAGAGGTACGTGCGCCCTGAAAACTCATGGGACGTCAAGAGCTGCAAACAGGAGCGTGGCGAGTCCCTGCAGGACTACATCAGCCGGTTCACCAAGCAATGCAGTTCTCTCCCTTAGAATTTTTCCAACTATGTATGATTTTTCAGCTTAGTGATGGATGAGTGCAACAACTTTGATGGGCCCATTGTTGTTTTTGGCGCCTTTTGTTGGGTTGGTCCAGTCGTGTATCCACAACACAAAGTTGGGCCAAACCTTACATGGACATTCACAATATATTTGCATTTTAGATCATGAAGCCCAATCACCCAATGCATGGAATAACTGGCCCAATTATAATTACTGGAGATTATTTTCAGTTTACATATTAGAATTAGACCTTACTCCTGTCAGCTTACATTCTAGAGCAAGTTTTAATTCTAGAGTAAGTTTTAGAGATTAAATTTTAATTCTAAGATGACATGTTTCTAGAAACGAGGGATTAGATTTCTTTTTTCTTATAATTTACATGGCTGAGTTTTATAAGATCTGAAAACATTTTCAAGAGAACATGTGTAGAGGGATGCAGAAGCATCTTTCTAAGACAGGGTTATTCGCTTAACGGGCCACAGGGGCTGAAGTTGGGGATACTTTTCTAGAGCAATCACCCTCTTCCAAACAGGCCTTCAGTAGTTCTGCAATCGTTTCAGGACTATGGTAGGAGTAGTTGGGACTAACTGCTCCTTTATCCGAGACAGTCTTGTGAAGCTGACAGTTGGTTGCAATAATGAGCCAATGAGCACAAAATTTGTATGCACATTTGCTTACGTCCCTGTAAATTTCAAACAGTGCACGACAATTTGGATTGCTCTGCCTAGCTAAGGGAAACAATGAGATCATCCGATAGATGCTCATCTCCTTTGATGTTGAACTGctctccactaaattacaagaAGATAAAAAAGAAAATATTTCATTGACTCTGAAGATGGTTTTTCTCAAATTTTCTGTAACAGGTCAACCTCAAGAACCAACTAGACTGGCCTGACCATTTCAACCTCTTTCATCATCGCGGGGTTCACTTCCAAATACTAACTTCACAATATTTTGACATCCATAATGGATCAGAATTGGACAAATCattcctcgcaaaaaaaaagaattggACAAATCACACACATAAAAAAACAAGTTAATAAAAATCGCATAATCAGGCATCACGTTACGTCCTAAACATCAGCAAACAGGCATACGTAGATCTTAGACTAGCAGCTGAGTTCTTAATGCAATAATTCGATAAGAATTCTAGTTCAACTCTACTCTCTTTCCTTCTTGATCGAAAGGCAGAGCTCCAGCCATTTATATCAAAAAGAAACAAATTCATATATGATTGTCAAGCAAAATTCATGTTCCAAACATTGAAACCAAACTTTTATACCTGACAATACGCATGTAACGCATACACTAAATCTTACTTGATTAGTACACAAAACGGTGTGTTATTTCACATTTTCACTGACTAACTGCGATGCTTGCATTTACACCGGAGGCGCCAGGTCCTTTGAAGACGGCTCCTTGGTTGGCTCCACGGCGGCCCTGCAGAGGGGACACGTGGAGTGGGAGCGGAGCCACATGTCGATGCAGCAGACGTGGAAGAGGTGCGCGCACGCCGGCAGCCGCCGCACCGTCTCCCCCTCCTGCACCAGGTTCAGGCACACCGCGCACTGCGCCCACCCGCgcccgctgccgctgccgcttccctcgccgcggccggcgccgcctgCCACCAGGCCCCTGCGGAACACGAACGACGGcagcgcggcgacggcggagggggtcagcccgccgtcgccgtcgtcgtcgccgccgtgcaGGAAGAAGGGCCGGGCCGCCACGTACACGACCGTGcccccggcgcggcggcggcggcagcacagGCACTCGCAGAGCACGATGATGAGGATGGAGACGGCGGTGGCGCAAAAGCCGATGCCGAGGAGGACGAGCGTGTCGTGGGTGCTGTACCCGCCCTTGTCCGTCGAGTAGGGCAGCGAGTTGGTGCTGGACGACAGCGACATGGCTCACCTCGAGGCTGGCTGTACCTTCTGCAGCACGGTGCTATGGATGGTGCCGGTATCTTGGATTCTTGGAGAGCGAACTAAATTTGCTTGCCGACGGCTATATATATAAGCCGCGCAAGTTGGGCGACGAAACATTTTTAATTTTTTGCCTTGAAGTTCATGGATGTGATTAACGATAATAGCAGATTATGTCAAGGAAACTTTGTTTAGTTGAGAATACACACACCCTGCGGCGCATGCAGCTTGTTTGCCCACGGTATTGGAATTGACTTCAGAATTTGTAATTCCCCCATTATATGGTACGAAATGATGAGCTAGTTTACAAATTATTTTGCTTTTGTTCAGTCAAATAATTGGCGATCACAATGGGCCAAATTTCTCTGTTAGAATTTGAGGGGCATTTCTCTTTTGTTTCAGGAGCTAATTAGAAAGTAAAACACAAATTCTGAACTACTTTAACATGAAAATAGACATGGACAGCTACCCTATTCAGTTTGTGCAGTTAAACTGTGACTCAAATTATTCAGAGAAACTATTTCTACAAGGCGAGTTGCTAGGTCACTTCGAACTGCAGCAGAGTGAAGAGCACAGGTCTCGTAAATCCGGATTGGTCGAATCATAAGGAAAAGCTTCCCGCGAGTGCACAACGGTAAAGGTCAAACCGTGCGCGTATCTTGCCTGTTCTTGCGTCCATGCTCCCGTACGTGCGTCACGGATAACCCAGTCACCAACTGGAATCTCCACGCACGGATAACTTAGGTGCGTGTGAGAAATCTTTTCCGAGATCCAAGTCCATGTCACTCTTCCCGTTTGCACTGCGCAAGTGCTGCGTCGTGCGCTGGTTGTTTAAGGGTGTTCGATGGCCGGCTCTGGCTCTTCCTCCAAGTTGGCAGCCAGCATCTGATTAATAACAATGCACCTTGCTGAGCTCTGACAAAAACCGGTGACAGAAACTGATGTGGCGGCTGTATGTTAGTTTAGCATGAGATGAGTGAGAAGGAAAAAAATATAAAGATTCATGCTAAACTAACTGGGGGTAATTTTTCGGCCCAACGTGTGATGTTGATGTGATCAGCCCAAGCAAGGTGTGTGCAGAAAGGGAACGGCCCAGGAAACTGTTGAAGCGGTCTCGTCGGCCCAAATATAAATAAGCTTCCGATTTtagggaggaggaagagctTTTGGGTTTGGAAAAACTTCTGCAAATGGGATAGAACGCATAGCCAGTTTGGTGGTACACCGTGGCAGGAAGGCATAAGGACCATGAGTTTGATAAGCAGGACAAggttgatcctttggcagggaTTAGGAAATTATTAGTaggagaagaaagaggagaaaACTCCCTATGTGGAAATGAACTCACAATATGTCAGGACCTGAGGGTGCTAGCTACCATGTCCATCTTGGTAGGGATGGGAATATAAACGTGGATATCCGAAATATCCGATATCCGGTTAAATATAATATGGATATCCGTATCCGTATTCGAATTTAATGTGGTAGTAGAGTGGATACATCTGAATCCTATTTTTATTGTTTTTCTCTATTCGATTCCACATCCTATCTGACATTATCCGTATCCGTCTTCAGTAGAACTAtttaaaaagttatatttattttcaTAACCAATATTATTAATTTTTAATAAAAATTATAAGAATATTAAATTTACTTGTAAATATTCTTATTTTATCTATTTATCGgtgaaattaattttataatttttcactatatattaattaaaaatatttgtatatttattcaaaatatatttttatttctaattttatttttttatatatttatttattaaaataTTTGTTGATAAATAAGCTATCTTTGTTATATTGTCATACTTTAGTTTGTACATATATAACTATTTTATATTCTAAAACTATCAATAAAGAAAATAGTTAAATGTTAGCCTATATATTGAGTAAATATCCAAATTCGAATCCGAATCCGAGACATCCGTTTTGCATTTGGATTCGAGAATATCCGAATTCGTATCCGTAGTCGAGTTAAAATATGGTAAAAAGTGCTATCCAAATCCGATTCTATGCGTATCCGATCCGTTTCCATCCGTACATCTTGGTACAACCAAGTCATATACATGTCTGATGTTACGTATTTCGTATTCGTATCTAGCATTATCCGTGCCTGACTCTGAATCAAGGGGAAAAATGATTCTATATATAGGAAGGCCGACGATGTTCATCATTATACCAACTATTGCGCATATTTACCTACAGCAGCAAAGAAGCACttacatcatcatcatcatcattgtaACTAAATCGGGGGCATCTACATTTATGTATCCACCCGCTGCGCCTCCACCACCACACTACAATATGTGAAGTTCCCCTCCATGTATCCACCCGGCATAAAAGCAGCTTGTGCTGATATAGTCATCTTTGGTCAACACTTATTGTTCTATCCTAATTCCTAAACACACGTTAGTTGATGAATTTGTGTAATAAAATGATGACACCAGAATTTATATTAAATAGGCAAATTCCTATATGATATTTATTCTGTTTTCTTTCGGAAGGATCTCTTGCAGATATTAATGCCACTGTCTAATGAGTACTTGGTTGTTGGCAATTGTGATGGATGAAGTGCTTCCATCCAGTTCGGCGCTGTCCACATGGTTTAGGGGTTCTGGAGGGCTAAATTTTAGCTCCGttgaatcttgtcatttagtaCTAAATAAAgtttacaaaactaattgtagaatctctaggctaattcgcgagacgaatctaatgaggtatattaatccatgattagcggatggttactgtaacATCACTGATTAATTAGGCTAATTAAatttatctcgtgaattagcatccatccatgcaaaaagttttgtgaAAAGATttcatttaatacttctaaataataagATTCTTTTTACGTGAtggggctaaagtttagcctttTTCGGAACCAAACAGGATCTTTTTGGAGCAGCTAGCTTGAGATTCCGCACAAACTGCTCCATCAAACTGAAAGAACTACAGAACAGTGACAGCAAATATGCAACAATGACACAAGATATTTTAGGCATTGGTCCATTTAGTTCGCCACGAAATTCTGAGATCTTTCAATCTACGCGCAGCACAAAAGTTTCATTGTGTTTTTAATTTTAATTTGCATCATTTGTTGAGTGGAAATGATATTATCTGTGGCCAAAAAGGAAATTATCACCATTAATGGTTAGGGCTTGGTTGTAAGACGTATTTCAATTTTAAAAAGCCAAAAATTTACCAATTTTGACCAATAGTTAGTCAAATTATATACATATATGTTTAGTGCACAAAAGTTACATCACTAGATTCATATTCAAAGGAATTTAAAGATGAATGGAGATTCTTTAGCTAGAAATTAAGAATATATTAATGAGGAATTAAAGGTCAAAATCTACCGAGACTTTCTCCTATAACAAAATACAGCCCACATTGATAGAGTAGGTAACAGGTATTATAAATCGAGATGTTATATGGTCCAGTGTCAAGTGACACCATGAGTTACAAGAACACAAGTTCTAGATGAGGACATCACAGATGGACATGTAGCAATAAGACAGAAGTATCCATTTCACAGATTACTTCACATTGGCTACCGTCAAATCAGGGTAAATGACAAACTAAAATTATTGTTCTTGTATTATCCTTTACGATAGATATAGATCCTTACAATATCCTCCCACAGCTGACCAACGTtgccaccatttcatcaccatCCTGTATTTTTTACACTCCAATCTAATCCAAATCCTTATCTGATCGAGTTCCTTCGTCTCCTGATCTAGACACAccttttatataattatatttcgaTATGCATCTTGCATCCATGATTGCAGATTATAAAAATCGCAAAACCAAGCGCATTAAAAAAAACCCAATCAGATGGCTAAAAAAATCTTAAATTCTAGCATCAAAATGGAACTATGTCTGTCTAGCTCCCTAGCTAGCATGTACAATTTCTGAGACGTCGATGTCATGGAGGGAAACAAGTTGAGCTAGAAGCCGGCGTCTGATCCTggttcggccggcggcgagctcagactttctccgcggcggcggcggcctcgccgACGTCGCGCCGGCAGAGCGGGCAAGTGGCGTGGGAGCGCAGCCACAGGTCGATGCACTCAACGTGGAACAGGTGCCCGCACGCCGGCAGCAGCCGCACCGTCTCCCCGTCCCGAAACACGGCGAGGCAGATCGCGCACTGCGCccacccggcggcggcggcggcgcccctcCGGTACGCGAGCATGGGGATCGCCGAGAGAGCGGACGGCGCCAGCCCGCATCGGTCCCTGCCGTTGGCGGCAgcggccccggcgccgccgttcgcgcccacggcggcggccgcgtaCCCGTTGGCGATGGCGCGCCGGAAGCAGACGGCCACCGTGAGGATGATGAGGCTGGAGGCGCAGGCGAGGCAGACGAGAACCACCGTGTCGCACATCCggtagctgccgccgccggcaacctccaacgcgtccgccgccgcggcggtgggGCCGTAGGAGAAGGACGACATGGCCGGGCGGCGTGGTGATTTGTTGCCTTGTTGGTTGGTGAGGCGCCGCAGTCTGGGCCACCGTGAGCCGCCCTAGTGGCGGCCCTTGGGTTTAGTAGACACGGGCTTTAACTTTTGAGCGTCTGATACGGCCTTTTTTCCCTCCAACACGGGCACTTTACCAATTTGTCATTTTTTTTACTTTGCGTTTATCGTCACAGAAAAAACGTGGAAATATGCTAATATCTCTGGTCATCACGAATACTTCCAAATTCTAAGGCTGAAATTTTTCACAATACATAGGTTGAAAATTTTTGAAATTATACGAGCAGAATTGTTGAGAAATACACTACCATAATTCAATTTTTTTGCAACATAAAATAACGACCGAAGCTACGTAATGTTTACTAACTGCGACTTGAGTGGGAACCATCTTTGTTCCAACAGACACGCTTCAAAAACATgagtgaaaaaaaaagaagtatTTCGATTACCAAATATGTGCACAACTAAGTCTGTAGTACTGCATGCATCTAAAAAAAAAATCTGTACTGCatgtttttcaaaaaaaaaaagtttgcACTGCATGCACATTCAGAATTGTCATGTTTCAATATTGTCATATTTGCACATCGATACATACTAGAAGCATCTTTCTTCTGCGGACAAGGTACCTGCGACTGCGATGTCCTGAAAAAAACGGAAGATATGATGTGACTTGATATATGGATGGATTTAGACATTTGTTTAATACAAGTATAAGCCCATGGGCTGTGTATCAGCATGCATGCAGTCGATACCGGCCGGAGCATTACTCCTGGATTAGCAGTTTCAGTTCGTGCCAACTACATAGCCAATAGGGAACTGAAGCTGCTTGTGCAAGTTGCAACATATACACATAAGGGTCAGGTGTAGGGATCAAAATTTCAATGAAATTACGTTGAAATGTTGCGAATTTCATGATTTTGTTGAGGAATGAAAAAATAATAATTTTGGTAAAAAACTTAGGTAAATTTGAGTCAAAGTGTTTTTTATATACATTGCAGAAGCTTAGCTGAACACCCACCCTCTCTACTATAAGCAGGAGAGCGTTAGTTTGATTCTAAGTCTGGACACTATTTTTGCAAGAGTCTGATCCAGACTTTGCGCACTAATTAATTCCTTATTTTTACTTCCACTAACAAATGAGGTCCA
Coding sequences within it:
- the LOC112878729 gene encoding E3 ubiquitin-protein ligase EL5-like, translated to MSLSSSTNSLPYSTDKGGYSTHDTLVLLGIGFCATAVSILIIVLCECLCCRRRRAGGTVVYVAARPFFLHGGDDDGDGGLTPSAVAALPSFVFRRGLVAGGAGRGEGSGSGSGRGWAQCAVCLNLVQEGETVRRLPACAHLFHVCCIDMWLRSHSTCPLCRAAVEPTKEPSSKDLAPPV
- the LOC112902392 gene encoding E3 ubiquitin-protein ligase EL5-like translates to MSSFSYGPTAAAADALEVAGGGSYRMCDTVVLVCLACASSLIILTVAVCFRRAIANGYAAAAVGANGGAGAAAANGRDRCGLAPSALSAIPMLAYRRGAAAAAGWAQCAICLAVFRDGETVRLLPACGHLFHVECIDLWLRSHATCPLCRRDVGEAAAAAEKV